TTGAACAATTTACTTAACATACCCTGTGTTTTTATCCTTTATTTTAATTTAAACAGGTTATTATTTATGAACAAAAAATACTAATCGAATTTTGTTCAAGCTATACTAGCAGCCTCTACCCACAATTGGGAGTCTAACTAGGGATTATTACGTGACTTTATTAAAAAGATTATTACAGTTTATTATCGTCTGCGGGCTTTTAGGCGTACTCACGTTACTAGCACTATATTACTACGTAAAATCAGATATCCCTAGCGTAGAGGTACTTAAAGAAGTTCAACTTCAAACACCTATGCAAGTTTTTACCAAAGATGGAAAATTAATCAATCAATTTGGTGAAAAGCGTCGGATCCCAGTCAAAATTAACGACATTCCCAAACCTCTGCTCAATGCATTTTTAGCAACAGAAGATAATCGTTTTTATGATCATTTTGGTATAGACCCAATAGGTATAGTACGTTCTGCAATTGTATTGATCAGTACTGGTCAAAAAAAACAAGGCGCCAGTACTATTACCATGCAGCTTGCACGAAACTTCTTTTTAACCCGTGAAAAGGCTTACATTCGTAAGGTAAAAGAAATTTTCATTGCACTGCACATAGAGCAATTACTTTCAAAAGATGAAATCTTAGAGCTGTATTTAAATAAGATTGAATTAGGCCACCGCTCGTTTGGCATTGGTGCCGCAGCACAGGTTTATTACGGTAAAGAGTTACACGAACTCACATTAGCCCAAATGGCCATGATCGCAGGTTTGCCAAAAGCCCCTTCAGCGCTAAACCCTATCAGTAACCCGACTCGCGCTAAATCTCGCAGGAATGTGGTTTTAGGTCGAATGCTAACAGAAAAATACATCACTCGCAGTGAATATAATGAGGCAACTCAAGCGCCTATCACTGCCAAGCGCCACGGTGCTGAGATAGAGTTATATGCACCTTATATTTCTGAAATGGTTCGTGCATATATGGTCGAGCGCTATGGTGCTGAAAAAGCTTATAACACTGGCTTTAGAGTTTATACGAGTGTTGAATCTGAAATTCAACTTGCCGCACAACAAGCACTTATTGATAACCTACACGATTACGATATGCGTCACGGCTATCGAGGGCCTGAAGCTGTGCTATGGCAACACGAGGCAGATCCTATCCCTGCCCGTGCAGAACTACTTAAAACACTCAAAAGCGTTAATGAAATTGCCCCGCTAGTCGCCGGTATTGTCACGCATGTTTACGAACAAAGCGCTGAGGTGCTATTAAAGTCAGGTCAATCTGTGGTCATTGAGTGGGATGGTCTGAAATGGGCACGCGCATACATCAACGAAAAACGACAAGGTAATGCCCCTAAAGCAGCTGCCGATGTACTTTCGCCTGGTATGCAGATTTGGTTGCGAGAAAATAATGGCTGGCAATTAAGTCAGTATCCACAACCATCAAGTGCCATTGTATCTTTAGATCCAAAAGATGGCCGCATTAAAGCCTTGGTCGGTGGTTATAGCTTCGCACAAAGTCAATATAACCGCGCTGTGCAAGCGAAACGTCAGGTTGGCTCAAACATTAAACCTTTTATTTATTCAGCGGCATTAGAAGACGGTTATACGCTTGCTTCAATTATTAACGATGCTCCTATCAACCACTGGGATAAAAGCTTAGGTGTTGCATGGCGACCTAAAAATAGTCCTGAAGTTTATAGTGGCCCGATTAGAATTCGTCGTGCACTAGCACAATCAAAGAATGTCGTCTCAGTTAGATTGCTAAGAGGCGTCGGCTTGCAACGATCTGCCGATCATTTACTTAAATTTGGCTTTGCTGATGAAGACATTAACCGCAGTGAATCTTTAGCATTAGGTAGCGCTGCAATTACTCCACTTGAAATGGCTCGCGGCATGAGTACTTTTGCAAATGGCGGTCATCTAATCGAACCTTACTTTATCAGTGAGATAACAGACGCGTATGGCAACTCTCTGGGTAAAGCTCAGCCATTAATCGCATGTGATGAAGAGCAGCGCCTCGAGAATACTATGCAATGCGCACCACAAATCATCAGTGAACAAAATGCGTTTCTTATCTCTAGTGCCTTACATAGTGCTGTTTGGGGCGGCGGTAGCTGGAAACACAAAACTGGTTGGGTTGGTACAGGTTGGCGGGCTCAAGCTCTAAAACGAAGGGACTTATCTGGTAAAACAGGTACAACTAATAACTCGGTTGATACCTGGTTCACTGGCTACAATCGTAATGTTTTAACCACTGTGTGGGTTGGTTTTGATGATGCTAGTAAATCTCTTGGCCGAGCTGCTTATAATAACAACCTAGGTAAAGGCCAAACTGTAGGCGCTGAAGCAGGTGCGATCACTGCACAACCAGGATGGGTTCGTTTTATGAAAACGGCACTACAAAATGAACCGCTTGCACCGATTGACCCTGCGCCAGGCTTAACATCAGTTCGAATAGACTTGAAAACAGGCTTACTAAGCTCTAAAAACGACTATACCAGCCGTTTCGAATACTTTGAGTCTGACACTGTACCAACTAAATATGTTCAGCAAGACAAGTCAAAAACCCCTTTCTCAACAGACTCATTGCCTGAACAAGATGAGCTGTTTTAGTTAATGTAAAAAATAGCTCTAACAAAAAAGCGAAGTGTCGCAACACTTCGCTTTTTGCTCTAAGCCATCGCAGCTATTAACTATTTAAGATTCTGACATAACCAGAATAAGTCAGAGTGAATACCCGCTGCAGTCACTTCTTTACCAGCTCCAGGCCCCTGGATAACCAATGGGTTTGCGTCATACCACAGCGTTTTAACTACAAAGATATTATCGCCTGGTGTTAAATTGGCAATCGCAGAGCCTTGCTCAGCAAAAGCAATACCCACTTTTGCATCCACTTTGCCACCTTCAGCGATACTTAATAAACCAGTGTAACGCAGCTCACAATGATTGGCTTTCGCCTGTGCAAACTTAGTTTCATAAAACGCATCTAACTCGTCTTTTTTAGCTAGAAAATCTTGCCAGCTACCAGTTGCTAAATGTTCGGGCATTAATGGCTCAAGGTCAATATCATCAACATCGAGAGAAAGACCAAGCTCTCGAGCGAGAATTAACAACTTACGCTGCATATCTCGACCTGATAAGTCTTCGCGAGGATCTGGCTCTGTGTAGCCCATAGCTTGTGCTTCTAGCACTAAATCTGAGAAGGCTTTACTGCCGTCATACTCACTGCACAGCCAAGATAAAGTGCCCGAGAACACACCTTCAACTTGGGTGATTTTATCACCACTATTTTGCAAGTCAGCAAGTGCAAAGTTAACCGGTAAACCAGCACCGACACTGGTATTATAACGCCATAGTAAGTTGCGCTCTTCAAGCTGTTGACGCAAAGACAAATACCAGTCTTGTTGCGCTGTACCTGCATACTTATTAGCACTGATAAGGTGGCAATCACGCTTAACGAACTCTGGGTATAACAAGCTAAATGACTCACTCGCAGTGATATCAACCACCACTTTATGCTCATAATCTAGCTCTTCAATACGCTCTAGCACTTCATTTTGCTCATATGCTTGCGCTTCATTTTGCCACTGAGTTTGCCAGTTATCTAAATTCAAACCACTGGCTGCAAATAGCATTTGCTGCGAACGTAATAGGCCAACGACTTTTAAATCAAATTGCGCTTGTAAACGAGCAACCTGAGTTTGGCATTGTTCAAGGAAAACTTCTCCGACATTACCTAAGCCCGCTATGATAACGGCCAGCTCTCGGCCTTTATTCACTAGTTTGTCATGTAGAATCGCCAAAACATCGCTGTCAATTGCTTGGTCAGTTAAGAACAATGCATAGTCTTCGTCACTGTGCGCAAACCTAAGTACTACATCTTGTTCTGTTAACACTGATTTAGCCTGTAGCTCTAATGCAGAGATATCAGCTTTTGGTGCAACCAGCGCAAAGCCCTGCAAGTGGCTTTCAACCAAGGTGAGGCGGCCAGCAAAATATTGGCTAACTTGATGTGTAAAAGCGCCTGGTAGCAATAAGAACTCTTCACCATTTTGTACGAAGTGATGAATGCTATGCTGAATAAGCTGACTCACTTCACGCACTTCATTAACACCTAAACGGTCTACACGCACAAGATCTAAGTTATCAAATGACGTAATAAAACGTTTCGCTTTACTGTAACCCGCTTTGACGATTTCAGTACCTGGTGCTTCAGGATCAAAACTGCTACGAACCTGTAACTTGATACTGGTATTTTTCAAAGGCGATAAGGTTTTAGCATGCAAAACTGGGTTACCTAAACGCGCCAATAGATTGGCCTGTTCACGACATACTTTAGGATATTTAATTGCATTGCTGACTTTACGTGGATCGGTGCTGAATACACCTTGCGTATCGGTCCAGATTGAGACTGCTTCTGCGTCGCTATAATTTGCTAACAATGTTGCACTGTAGTCACTGCCATTGCGTCCCAGCGTCACAGTATTACCTTGGTCATCTGCTGCAATAAAACCTGTGACCACAAAGATGTGATCGTTATCTAAGGTCGCTAAGCACGCTTGCTTATTTTGTTGATGCACCAACTGACCGTTATGCACAGTAAATAACGTTCTGGCATCAATCGCTTGGGCTTGTAAACCGCTTTCTGATAAGTAGTTCGCCAAAATGCGTGCAGACCATAATTCACCGTGTGCTAATAGCTCAGCTTCATTTAGAGTTTTTGTGTTCGCGGCTTGGGTGATCACTTGTAATTCAGTCAGTAGTATATCGGCTAGTTGGCGCTGCTTTTCACCCTGGAATAATGCATTAATCAGCTCGATTTGATGGTTCTCAACCTGCAACAAAATATCGTTAAAACTTTGCTGCTCTTGCTGCTGATAGCTTTGCCATAGTTTAACTAGGGTATTAGTGGTTTTGCCTGCAGCAGAAACCACAACACAATCGCCCAACTGACATTGGCCAACCACGATTTGTGCGACAGCCTGATAACGCGAGGCCGAGCTTAAGCTCGACCCGCCAAATTTATGTACTACTCTTGTCATTTTCTTTTACCAAAGTGCCGGATGGGCAGGTGTTAATTTACAAGCTTTGCTATCAGCTGACGCAGGTGCCTTGCCAGGCTGTGTTTTAGCAAAAGCCACTTCGAGGTCTGCAAGTAGGTCTGCTACTTCCTCAATACCGACAGAAATACGGATCAAAGTATCGCCGACACCCGCTTCTAAACGTGCTTTAGGCTCCATGCCTGCATGTGTCATGGTCGCAGGGTGACAAATTAAACTCTCAACACCACCTAAAGACTCAGCCAACGAGAACTCTTTCACTGTTGTTAAGAAAGCGGCAGCATCTTCAAGACCGCCTGCGATATCAAAACTCACCATGCCACCAAATCCTAACTGCTGCTTTTTCGCCAGTTCGTGTTGCGGGTGTGATTCAAGACCTGGATAATACACTTTGCGAACGTACTCCGACTGCTCTAAGTATTTGGCGATAGCGAGGGCATTTTCTTCATGTTGTTTAAGGCGCACTTTAAGGGTTCTTAAACCACGTAATGTCAAATAGCTATCGAATGGTGCACCAGTAATGCCTATGTTATTTGCCCACCAAGCCAGCTCGTCGCCTAACTCTTGGGTTTTCGCAATTACCGCACCGCCAACAACATCTGAATGACCATTAATGTATTTGGTTGTCGAATGCACCACAATATCAACACCAAATGAAATTGGGTTCTGTAGCGCTGGAGATAAAAACGTATTGTCAGCCCCCACTAAAGCGCCCACTGCATGGGCTGCATTCACAACCGCATCGATGTCTGTAAGACGAAGAATTGGGTTACTTGGCGTTTCAATCCAAACCAGTTTAGGTTTGATCTCTGCAATTTGTGCAAGGCTGTCAGCGCGAGTTAAATCTAAAACTTTTAGTTTTAACAAGCCACGCTTTTCAAGTGATGTGAATAAACGATAACTACCACCATAACAATCATGTGGAATAACTAAGGTATCGTCGTGATTTAAAAGTTGTGTTACTAGGTGTACAGCTGCCATACCGGTCGCGGTGATGATGCCTTTTTCTCCGCCTTCAAGCTGCGCTAATGCTTCAGCTAGAATATCGCGATTTGGATTACCGCTACGGCCGTAATCGTAATCACGCTTAGTATCGAAATCAGCGAACGAATACGTTGTAGAAAGATAAAGAGGAGGCACAACCGCACCATGATGCTTATCGGCTTCGATACCATGTCTGACTGCGACTGTTGACTTATTGCGTTGGCTCATATCACCACCTAGTATATGGATGTTTAGACGTCTAAAAGGTTAGATGATCAAATTAGAGAAGTCAAAACATTTATACTGCTAAATGGCTATTTAACTAGAATTTGACTATCTTTTTTAAACCGATAAAATTTCGCCACTTCGTTAACTAATATTGTTAATAAGACTGGGTTTTTGACCATAAATCGGTACATTAACCTTAGTTTGAGTTGGGCGTTAGTCAAACTAAGTCAATTAAAGCCGTCGCAAACGAGCGTAGTCTTATTGGCAGTAATTACTCTAAAGGCATCAGAAAAATATTATGGCTAAATGGAATGGTGAGTATATTCACCCTTATGCAGAGCATGGCAAGAAATCAGAGCAAGTGAAGAAGATCACCGTGTCGATCCCTTTGAATGTATTAAAAGTATTAACTGACGAACGTACACGACGTCAGGTTAACAACCTACGCCATGCAACAAACAGTGAGTTGCTATGTGAAGCATTTCTGCATGCCTTTACGGGTCAACCACTTCCAAGCGATGAGGACTTACGTAAAGACAATCCTGAGAAAATCCCTGTTGAAGTGCGTAACATCATGAAAGAGATGGGCTTAGAGATCCCAGAGATTAACGAAGAAGGTTAATCGCCTTAGTTTCTCTCGAAGAAAAACATAGAAATAAAAAACCTCGCCATTGCGAGGTTTTTTATTAATTTAATCTTGCTTAGGATTAAGATTCAAATTGTGCCATGTAGTTTTCTGGTAGATCGATTTGCGCAACGCCAGAATCAATCGCAGCTTGTGCTACAGCTTTAGCAATGCGAGGTAATAAACGCGGATCCATTGGCTTAGGAATAATATACTCAGCGCCAAACTCTAGCGACTCAACATCGGCTGCTTTAAGCACTTGCTCAGGCACAGGCTCTTTCGCAATACCACGAATAGCTTCTACGGCTGCGATCTTCATTTCATCATTAATCGCTGTTGCACGCACATCAAGTGCACCGCGGAAGATAAATGGGAAACATAAAACGTTGTTCACTTGGTTAGGATAATCCGAACGACCTGTCGCCATAATTAAATCGTTACGTGCACCATGTGCAACTTCTGGATTAATTTCAGGGTCTGGGTTTGAACAGGCAAAGACAACCGGCTTGTCCGCCATAAGCTTTAGGTCTTCTGGAGAAAGTAAGTCAGGGCCAGATACACCCACAAATACATCTGCTTCAGCGATAACGTCTTGCAGCGTACGCTTATCAGTGTTGTTAGCAAATAGCTTTTTATATTCGTTTAAGTCATCGCGACGCGTATGGATAACACCTTTACGGTCTAGCATGTAAATATGCTCACGCTGTGCACCACATTTTATCAGCAGCTCCATACATGCGATTGCTGCAGCGCCTGCACCTAAACACACAATGATAGCGTCGTGGATGTCTTTACCTTGTACTTCCAATGCATTCAACATACCCGCAGCAGTTACAATCGCAGTACCATGCTGGTCGTCGTGGAATACAGGTATATCACAACGCTCTATAAGTGCTTTTTCAATCTCAAAACACTCTGGTGCTTTAATATCTTCAAGGTTGATACCACCAAAAGTATCTGCAATATTCGCAACCGTATTGATAAAGTCTTCAGTGGTGCGGTGCTTTACTTCAATGTCGATTGAATCTAAGCCTGCAAAACGTTTGAATAGTAGCGCTTTACCTTCCATTACTGGTTTAGAAGCAAGTGGGCCTAAGTTACCTAAACCTAAAATTGCAGTACCATTACTGATCACCGCAACCATATTGCCTTTACCTGTATATCGGTATGCATTAGCAGGATCTGCAGCAATTTCTCGAACTGGCTCAGCCACACCTGGGCTGTAGGCCAACGCAAGATCTTTAACTGTTTCGGCTGGTTTAGTTAATTCAACACTGATTTTACCTGGAACGGGATGAGCGTGGTAATGTAAAGCTTGTTCACGAAAGTCTGACATGACGCGATTTTTTCCTGCAAAGAAGTTAAAAGTGAGAGTGAAATAATTCGCAATAACTAAAAGATACTCGCTTTCTAGATATATTCAAGCAATTTCAGGTCTATCCACTTTTTAGCGAAATTTATCTGCAAGATGCCGCAATTTTGCAGATTTTATGAAACATTCTTTTAGCTTTTTTGACATTTTATTGACCTAAAAAAGGGTCAGTACGCTTAATAAACCAGCAATTTATACGACTAAAAATGCCACCCTATCAATCACAAAAAGAACGCTGAACTTATCGAATTTTATTAGATTTTAGACTCTTTTAAATACATTTAGACAACTTTAACTCTTAAAAAAAACAGTTTAAGCAGCCGTATTTTTGAGAAAGCTAAAGTCAATCTCGATGAAAAGTGCAAAGTTATGCATTTAGTTGTTGCGCCATTTTCTACGGCTTTGCTATGAAAAAAGTTTGGTGTAAAAGAAATAATTTTGCAGAAAAAGAGCCAGAGAAACGATACTAAGTCAGCAGGAAATAATGAATATTCAGAGGATTAATAAGTTTTATACCAATCCTCAATAATACTCAACCATTTTGAGGGACTAAAACTGACGCTAGCTTCGTTAAAAATTTCTTATTTAGAACAACTAAAAAGCAAAATTTTAACCTTGCCTACATGGAAGTAGGTACCTCAGCGATAGCAGGACGCGTGAGCGGTGCTATCGACCGGTTTTCCTTGCCTCAAAATAGAGCGCTTAATTAAGAGGATTGGTATTAGACATAAAAAAAGCACCCAAATGGGTGCCTTTCTCAAACAAGCGCTGCTTATTTCTTGCTGCTAAGAGCACCGAAACGCTTGTTGAAGCGATCAACACGACCACCTGTATCAAGGATCTTCTGCTTACCAGTGTAAAACGGGTGACATGCAGAACATACGTCTAGGTGGATGTCTTTACATAGTGTTGAACGAGTTTCGAATTTGTTACCACATGAACAAGTTGCTGTGATTGACTCGTACTTAGGGTGGATACCTTCTTTCATAGTAAACCTCTAGGTTAGGCCGTATCGCTCTCCAAACCCGAAGTTTGGCACCATACGTAGTTATATTCAAATTAGTGGACGCGTATTTTATTGGAGTCGTCTGAGATCTACAAGCAATAATTGCACAAAAAGTAAATAAACAGGCCGTTAATTACGCCTAATCCATTGAACAGTCATTTACCGCGCGTTTTTCTCTGGGATTTCAAGGTCTGCTTTAGTACATTATAACTATCTACAGCCATGCTCGAACATTCATGCTATTTGTTGAAGTTGCTCTAAAAGTCCCACTACATAGAACCTTTGATTATAAGATCGACCCGAATATAACAGTTCATAAAGGCTGTCGTGTGTGGGTAACTTTTGCCAATCGAAAACTGGTCGCCATGGTCGTTGACATCAAAGCGAAGACAGATGTGCCTGAAAATAAAATCAAAGCCATTACCTCTGTTATTGATGAGCGTCCTATTGTCAGTGATGCATATCTTACCTTTTTGAAATTTACAGCACGTTATTATTGCCATTCGCTAGGCGAAACTATTTTTACTGCGCTACCAGCATCTCTACGTCAAGGTGAGCACCCAGATAAAACCCAAGTGCCCAATTACACACTCACTGAGGAAGGAAAAGCATCTCCCAAGCTTCGCGCTAAAAAGCAATTAGCACTGATTGAGCATTTAAAAGGCTCTGGCGTAACGAGCCTCACTGAGTTAAAAGCATTAGGGTTCACAACACAACAAATCAAGCCGCTCAAAGAGAAAGGCTTTATTGCAGAAGCCATCAATCACTGTGAAGCTTGGTCGTCGCACACTCTTGAGATTGCAAACAAACCGCGCCTAAATGAAGAGCAGGCTGCCATTTGTGCCGCCGTGAACCAACAAACAGGATATCGTACTTTCTTAATTGAAGGCGTCACGGGCAGTGGCAAAACTGAGGTGTATTTACAGTGTTTAGAAAAAATACTTAATGCTGGTAAACAAGCACTGATTCTAGTGCCTGAAATTGGCCTGACGCCGCAAACAGTGAACCGCTTCAGGCGCCGCTTTCCAAATACTCCGATTGATTTATGGCATTCAAATTTAACCGACAATGAGCGCTTACACACTTGGCGACGCGCTGAACAAGGCAGTAGTGCTTTGGTTATCGCAACTCGCTCAGGGATTTTTTTACCTTTTAAGAGCTTAGGCATGGTCGTGGTAGATGAAGAGCATGATGGGTCTTTCAAGCAACAAGATGGACTACGTTATCACGCTCGAGACTTGGCTGTTTACCGCTGTGCAACACAACAAATCCCCCTTTTATTAGGCACTGCAACCCCTGCACTCGAAACCCTACACAACGCACTCAATAACAAATATCAATTAGTGTCGCTGACCAAACGTGCGCAAACCAAAGTAGATAACGCTTACTTGTTGATTGATATGAAGGGCCAACCGCATCAAAATGGTTTTGCACCAACTACTTTACAGCATATTGAACGAACGCTCGCACGTGGAAAACAAGTCATGGTGTTCTTAAACCGCCGAGGTTATGCACCTACTTTAATGTGTCACGAGTGTGGCTGGCTCAGCGAATGTCATCGATGTAGCGCAAGTGCCACTTATCACAAAAGTATGTCTCGTTTAGTCTGCCATCATTGCGGTGAGCAAAGCTATGTGCCACCCCAGTGTGTTGATTGTGGTAGTACCAATATTTTACCTGTGGGCTTGGGTACTGAACAAGTTGAGCAGTTTTTAGAATTGCAATTTCCCGACACGCCTTTAAGCCGCATTGATCGAGATTCAACTCGCCGTAAAGGCGCACTCGAAGAAGCCCTCAATGAAATTAATGAAGGTGGTGCACGTATTCTAGTTGGCACTCAAATGCTGGCTAAAGGCCATCACTTTGCTGACGTCAGTCTAGTCATCATTTTAGATGTAGACAGTGGTTTATATAGCAGTGACTTTAGAGCTACGGAGCATATGGCTCAATTAATCACTCAAGTTGCTGGTCGTGCTGGGCGAAGTGGAGAACCTGGCACTGTTTTACTACAAACACATTATTGCGAACACCCGCTTTTACAAGATTTAGTCAATAATGGATATGGTGACTTTGCCCGTTATGCGCTCAAAGAACGAGAAGAAGTTGCCCTGCCACCATTTAGCTTTTTGGCTTTGATCCGCGCCGAAGCTAACAATGCAAAATTAGTCATCGACTTTTTATCGGATCTGGTTCCTGCAAGCCCATTCTCTGGTATACAATTGCTCGGACCAATTCCCGCGCCGATGGAGCGCGTGGCTGGAAAATATCGATATCAACTACATATTCAAGCGCAGGATCGTGCAATTTTACATAGTTACTTAACTCAGTTATTGGCTTATGTAGATAAGCACCCTTTAGCAAACCGACTGCGCTGGAGTATAGACATAGATCCTATGGATACTTATTAAGTAACTTATGGCACAACACGACTTTATAAATAAAAAGCCCAAAGGCAGAAATACCAAAAAAGCGGCGCCTAGCCCAAAACCCGTCTCAAAATTGCTTATCTTGCTGGCCTTATTGCTGGTTGGCGGTTTTGCATATGGCCTTTGGTATATCACACAAAATGCCGACCCCAAAAAAGTAGAAGAAACCGTCAAACCCATTGCCAAAAAAGAGCAACCGGTGGTGAAACCAAAACCTAAAGATCCTGATTTTATTCAAGAGATTAAAGACGCAGAAATCAAAGTCGAAATTAAAGAAATCAAAAAGCGCGGCCCATACCAGATGCAATGCGGTTCATTTAGAAAACACGAAGACGCAGAGAGCATGAAAGCACAAATTGCTTTTGTCGGCCTAGTTGCTGAAATCCGCAGAACCGAAGGGTCAAATGGTGTCTGGTTTAGAGTACGTCTAGGTCCTTATGAAAGTAAACGACAAGCGGAAAGCGATAAAAATAAGCTCAAGCGTATCAACATCGTAAGCTGTGGAATTTGGGGCTGGACTTGATTTCTCACTAATAGCCCATATACCTACAGCAATCTAAGAT
The Pseudoalteromonas phenolica genome window above contains:
- the metJ gene encoding met regulon transcriptional regulator MetJ translates to MAKWNGEYIHPYAEHGKKSEQVKKITVSIPLNVLKVLTDERTRRQVNNLRHATNSELLCEAFLHAFTGQPLPSDEDLRKDNPEKIPVEVRNIMKEMGLEIPEINEEG
- the rpmE gene encoding 50S ribosomal protein L31 — protein: MKEGIHPKYESITATCSCGNKFETRSTLCKDIHLDVCSACHPFYTGKQKILDTGGRVDRFNKRFGALSSKK
- the metL gene encoding bifunctional aspartate kinase/homoserine dehydrogenase II — its product is MTRVVHKFGGSSLSSASRYQAVAQIVVGQCQLGDCVVVSAAGKTTNTLVKLWQSYQQQEQQSFNDILLQVENHQIELINALFQGEKQRQLADILLTELQVITQAANTKTLNEAELLAHGELWSARILANYLSESGLQAQAIDARTLFTVHNGQLVHQQNKQACLATLDNDHIFVVTGFIAADDQGNTVTLGRNGSDYSATLLANYSDAEAVSIWTDTQGVFSTDPRKVSNAIKYPKVCREQANLLARLGNPVLHAKTLSPLKNTSIKLQVRSSFDPEAPGTEIVKAGYSKAKRFITSFDNLDLVRVDRLGVNEVREVSQLIQHSIHHFVQNGEEFLLLPGAFTHQVSQYFAGRLTLVESHLQGFALVAPKADISALELQAKSVLTEQDVVLRFAHSDEDYALFLTDQAIDSDVLAILHDKLVNKGRELAVIIAGLGNVGEVFLEQCQTQVARLQAQFDLKVVGLLRSQQMLFAASGLNLDNWQTQWQNEAQAYEQNEVLERIEELDYEHKVVVDITASESFSLLYPEFVKRDCHLISANKYAGTAQQDWYLSLRQQLEERNLLWRYNTSVGAGLPVNFALADLQNSGDKITQVEGVFSGTLSWLCSEYDGSKAFSDLVLEAQAMGYTEPDPREDLSGRDMQRKLLILARELGLSLDVDDIDLEPLMPEHLATGSWQDFLAKKDELDAFYETKFAQAKANHCELRYTGLLSIAEGGKVDAKVGIAFAEQGSAIANLTPGDNIFVVKTLWYDANPLVIQGPGAGKEVTAAGIHSDLFWLCQNLK
- a CDS encoding malic enzyme-like NAD(P)-binding protein — translated: MSDFREQALHYHAHPVPGKISVELTKPAETVKDLALAYSPGVAEPVREIAADPANAYRYTGKGNMVAVISNGTAILGLGNLGPLASKPVMEGKALLFKRFAGLDSIDIEVKHRTTEDFINTVANIADTFGGINLEDIKAPECFEIEKALIERCDIPVFHDDQHGTAIVTAAGMLNALEVQGKDIHDAIIVCLGAGAAAIACMELLIKCGAQREHIYMLDRKGVIHTRRDDLNEYKKLFANNTDKRTLQDVIAEADVFVGVSGPDLLSPEDLKLMADKPVVFACSNPDPEINPEVAHGARNDLIMATGRSDYPNQVNNVLCFPFIFRGALDVRATAINDEMKIAAVEAIRGIAKEPVPEQVLKAADVESLEFGAEYIIPKPMDPRLLPRIAKAVAQAAIDSGVAQIDLPENYMAQFES
- a CDS encoding penicillin-binding protein 1A — translated: MTLLKRLLQFIIVCGLLGVLTLLALYYYVKSDIPSVEVLKEVQLQTPMQVFTKDGKLINQFGEKRRIPVKINDIPKPLLNAFLATEDNRFYDHFGIDPIGIVRSAIVLISTGQKKQGASTITMQLARNFFLTREKAYIRKVKEIFIALHIEQLLSKDEILELYLNKIELGHRSFGIGAAAQVYYGKELHELTLAQMAMIAGLPKAPSALNPISNPTRAKSRRNVVLGRMLTEKYITRSEYNEATQAPITAKRHGAEIELYAPYISEMVRAYMVERYGAEKAYNTGFRVYTSVESEIQLAAQQALIDNLHDYDMRHGYRGPEAVLWQHEADPIPARAELLKTLKSVNEIAPLVAGIVTHVYEQSAEVLLKSGQSVVIEWDGLKWARAYINEKRQGNAPKAAADVLSPGMQIWLRENNGWQLSQYPQPSSAIVSLDPKDGRIKALVGGYSFAQSQYNRAVQAKRQVGSNIKPFIYSAALEDGYTLASIINDAPINHWDKSLGVAWRPKNSPEVYSGPIRIRRALAQSKNVVSVRLLRGVGLQRSADHLLKFGFADEDINRSESLALGSAAITPLEMARGMSTFANGGHLIEPYFISEITDAYGNSLGKAQPLIACDEEQRLENTMQCAPQIISEQNAFLISSALHSAVWGGGSWKHKTGWVGTGWRAQALKRRDLSGKTGTTNNSVDTWFTGYNRNVLTTVWVGFDDASKSLGRAAYNNNLGKGQTVGAEAGAITAQPGWVRFMKTALQNEPLAPIDPAPGLTSVRIDLKTGLLSSKNDYTSRFEYFESDTVPTKYVQQDKSKTPFSTDSLPEQDELF
- the metB gene encoding cystathionine gamma-synthase is translated as MSQRNKSTVAVRHGIEADKHHGAVVPPLYLSTTYSFADFDTKRDYDYGRSGNPNRDILAEALAQLEGGEKGIITATGMAAVHLVTQLLNHDDTLVIPHDCYGGSYRLFTSLEKRGLLKLKVLDLTRADSLAQIAEIKPKLVWIETPSNPILRLTDIDAVVNAAHAVGALVGADNTFLSPALQNPISFGVDIVVHSTTKYINGHSDVVGGAVIAKTQELGDELAWWANNIGITGAPFDSYLTLRGLRTLKVRLKQHEENALAIAKYLEQSEYVRKVYYPGLESHPQHELAKKQQLGFGGMVSFDIAGGLEDAAAFLTTVKEFSLAESLGGVESLICHPATMTHAGMEPKARLEAGVGDTLIRISVGIEEVADLLADLEVAFAKTQPGKAPASADSKACKLTPAHPALW
- the priA gene encoding primosomal protein N'; the encoded protein is MLFVEVALKVPLHRTFDYKIDPNITVHKGCRVWVTFANRKLVAMVVDIKAKTDVPENKIKAITSVIDERPIVSDAYLTFLKFTARYYCHSLGETIFTALPASLRQGEHPDKTQVPNYTLTEEGKASPKLRAKKQLALIEHLKGSGVTSLTELKALGFTTQQIKPLKEKGFIAEAINHCEAWSSHTLEIANKPRLNEEQAAICAAVNQQTGYRTFLIEGVTGSGKTEVYLQCLEKILNAGKQALILVPEIGLTPQTVNRFRRRFPNTPIDLWHSNLTDNERLHTWRRAEQGSSALVIATRSGIFLPFKSLGMVVVDEEHDGSFKQQDGLRYHARDLAVYRCATQQIPLLLGTATPALETLHNALNNKYQLVSLTKRAQTKVDNAYLLIDMKGQPHQNGFAPTTLQHIERTLARGKQVMVFLNRRGYAPTLMCHECGWLSECHRCSASATYHKSMSRLVCHHCGEQSYVPPQCVDCGSTNILPVGLGTEQVEQFLELQFPDTPLSRIDRDSTRRKGALEEALNEINEGGARILVGTQMLAKGHHFADVSLVIILDVDSGLYSSDFRATEHMAQLITQVAGRAGRSGEPGTVLLQTHYCEHPLLQDLVNNGYGDFARYALKEREEVALPPFSFLALIRAEANNAKLVIDFLSDLVPASPFSGIQLLGPIPAPMERVAGKYRYQLHIQAQDRAILHSYLTQLLAYVDKHPLANRLRWSIDIDPMDTY